The genomic interval CGGCCATGTCGAGGACGTCGTTAAGGCCTTCATAGAGCAGGTGCTCGAGGTTGACCCATACTGGAAGGAGAAGATAGAGAGGGAGAAGGCCCACAGAGGAGAATGCGGGGAGCACGGGAAGTGATTTTTGACGTCCGCGCTGAAAGCTACCTAAAGGCCCATCTCCCCAAAGCACCTCCCCTTCTGTTTTTGGCTATCCCCTAGGCACCGCAGTCCCACGAGGAAATCTTTAAAAGTATTCATCTGTCCATGTTTTCAGGTGAAGATACATGAAGATGTCGGTCAAGGACTTTGCACCCAGCTGGTTTGCGAGCGTTATGGGAACGGGAGCCCTCGCGCTGGTGAGCAAGGCATATTCATCGAAGCTTCCTGCACTGGGGACGCTCTCTAATGCCCTAGCGTACCTCAACGCGCTCATGTTTTTCGTGCTTTTGATACCCTGGCTCCTCAGGTGGATTAAGCACCCCGCGGAGGCAAAGAAGGACCTCTACCACCCGGTAACGAGCCACTTCTACGGGACGATGCCCATAGCGATGACCATTGTGGGGATGAACCTTGCGATGCTCGGCTACAGGGGAGCGGGTTTCCCGCTCTGGGTTCTGGGGAGCATCCTCGTGATATTCTTCGCCCTTCTCATACCCTACCTGTTCTTCATAGGCGAGGGCGTGGACGTTAAGACCGTGACGCCCGCGTGGTTCATCCCGCCGGTCGGCCTGATGGTGATACCCCTAACTGCCCTGCCCTTCGTCCCCAGCTCAGAAACGTGGAGGGGAGTCTTCACGGCCCTCAACTACTTCGGCTTCGGTGCGGGTTTCTTCCTCTATCTGGCCCTCTTCGCCATAGTGATGAGGCGCTTCATAACCCACGAGCTCCTTCCACCGCTGATGGCGCCCTCCGTGTGGATAAACCTTGGTCCCCTCGGAGCGGGCGCGGTGGCACTGCTGAACCTCACAAAGATACTTCCCGTGGCGGCGGAAGCTCTCAAGGCCTTCGCCTTCCTTCTCTGGGGCTTCGGGCTCTGGTGGCTCCTCATGGCAATAGCCATAACGCTGCACTACCTCAGGAACTTGCACCTGCCGTACAGCCTCGCATGGTGGGCCTTCATCTTCCCACTTGGTGCCTACGTGAGCGCAACCCACAACGTGGGCACCGCCCTCGGTATCGGGGCCGTGGATTCCTTCGGCTTCGCTCTGTACTGGCTCCTCCTCGGCCTGTGGCTGGTCACGGGGCTTAAGACGCTCCTGCACGACTTTTCATCCTGATTTTTTTACTTTCTCTGAGGATAGAAAGAGCGGTGGAGAAGAAGCGGCACATTAGGGGTCATCTTAACGGTGAGGTTTGGCATCACTCACCCAGCAGCCCCTCGATTATCAGCTCCGCCGCCTCTTCCTCGGTTAGGCCCTTCGCCATGAGCTGGACGAGCTGGGCCTCGTTTATCCTGCCTATCGAGGCCTCGTGGGTCAGCTCGGCCTTGTCGTTCTTGACCCTGAGGAGTGGCACCGTCTGGACGTCCGCGTTTCCATTCACTATCTCATGGCACTCCACGTGGCCCTTCGCGTAGTCTCCAAGGCCGTAGGCCTCGTTCACGACGTTAGCCCTCGCCTCGTCGAAGGCTATAACCGTACTCTTCAGGTTGGCCCTCGAATGGGCGCCCTCAAGGTAGGCGACCTCTTTGACCTCGACTGAGTCGTCCTTGACTGCTTTAACCTTTGACTCGAGCTCGAGAACCGCCCTCTCGCCAAGCCTGGCAACCATCTCAAGCCTCAGCTCCCTCGCCCTATGCTTCGTGAGGGAGAACTTTCCGGTGTAGCGGGCGTTTTTGCCGAGCTCGACTTCCGTTTTACTTATCATCCTCACGCCCTCACCGTGGATGTGTTCGTCATCGTAAGAGACCCACGAGTTCTCCCCAATCTGTATCCTCGCGTACGCGTCGTGGGTGAAGTCCTTTGCGTAGGGAAAGATGCAGTGGGATGTGAACTTCACCTTCGAGTTTCTTCCCACCGCGATGTTGAAGAGGACCTTCTGGTAGCCCTCGCTCTTCAGGTAGCCCGTGCAGAGGTGTATTGGGAAGGGAAGCTCAACGTCCTCAGCTATCTCAACGTCCGCCCTGACGCCGTTCTCTATCTCCTCCCCCTTTATCCGAACCCCAGGAACGTTGTTGAGACCGATGATCTTGTCCCCGCTTATGATTATCGCCGCTATCCTGTCGCCGAAGAGAGAAGTATCAAGGCCTTCCTTCTCGTAAACATCTATTAAGGCCTCGTACTCCTTAACGCGGTCAATCTTTATCGGCATCTCCCATCATCCCCGTCAGAAAGCATCTCCCACAGGTCTTCTTGTAGTAATCAACAACCTCACGGGAGAAGCCCTTCTTCAGGAGCCTGCCCACACAGAGGAAGTACGCGAAGTCAGTTTTGGCCGCTATCTCCTCGTGGTGCGTGATTAGAATTACGGTTGTGCCGGTTCTCTTGAAGTAATCCAGAACTTCCTCTATCAGCTCTCCCGCGGTTATGTCAAGCCCGGAATCAGGCTCATCGAGAATGGCATACCTAGGCCTCAGCAGGAGGAGCGACGCTATCTCCACCCTCTTCCTCTCGCCGCCGCTCAGGCTCTTGTCCACAAAACGGTGGGCGTAGGCCTCATAGGACAGTCCGACCAGCTCGAGAACCCTCCGAAGTTCATCTTTATCCACCCTGAGCTTCCCACCGAGGGTTAGGTAGTTCTCCACGGTTATGCCCTCGTAGCGCGCCGGCTCCTGCCAGAGGAGGATTATTCCCAGTCTGGCCCGCTCCGTAACGCTCAGGTCAGTTATCTCTTTCTCGTCAAGCAGGACTTTGCCCCCGATAGGCTTCACAACCCCCATTAGGATGTAAGCGAGCGTTGATTTTCCCGCTCCATTGGGGCCGAGGATGGAGTAGCTCATGCCCTCCTTGAAGCGCATGTTAATCCTCTCTATTATCCGTCTGCCGTTCACTTCGTAGGTAACGTCCCTCAAACACAACATAGCCATCAAAAGAACCTCATATGAAGAAAATTTAAAATTTTCTGGACACTTCTGCCCCCAACAAAGAGTTGAAAACAAAAACATATGAAAAGAATTTTAAATGAGAAAATTCTAATATGAATTGAGGTGATTGGGATGGGTGAAAATGTGGACATAAAAAAGCTCCCAAAGTTCTTGCCAAGTTGCCACAAGGAGGCGGAGAACCTCGACATAATCTTTACGTGTTCAGGAGCGGCAAGCGTTGGAAAGATCGGACATGAGGTTGGAGTTCTTCTAACCAACGCCGGCCAGGAGGCAAGGCTCTGCTGCACCACTGCGGTCGCTGCAGGCTCTGACATGCACCTCGACATTGGGAGGAGGGCAAAAAGGGTAATCGTCATAGACGGTTGCCCCATGAAGTGCGCAACCAAGGTAATGGAGAAGGCTGGGATGAAAGTAGATTACAGCTTTACCGTTACCGACTTCGGGATAGCCAAGCAGCCGACCCTCGACATAAGCGACGAGGACGTTCTCAAGGTAGCCTTGGAGATAGCAGGGAAGGTTGGGATGAAGCTCAATCTTAAACCGTAGGTTGAGAACCTTTACATCTGAAAATATTTTTAAATGAAATA from Palaeococcus ferrophilus DSM 13482 carries:
- a CDS encoding ATP-binding cassette domain-containing protein, yielding MLCLRDVTYEVNGRRIIERINMRFKEGMSYSILGPNGAGKSTLAYILMGVVKPIGGKVLLDEKEITDLSVTERARLGIILLWQEPARYEGITVENYLTLGGKLRVDKDELRRVLELVGLSYEAYAHRFVDKSLSGGERKRVEIASLLLLRPRYAILDEPDSGLDITAGELIEEVLDYFKRTGTTVILITHHEEIAAKTDFAYFLCVGRLLKKGFSREVVDYYKKTCGRCFLTGMMGDADKD
- a CDS encoding SufB/SufD family protein, which codes for MPIKIDRVKEYEALIDVYEKEGLDTSLFGDRIAAIIISGDKIIGLNNVPGVRIKGEEIENGVRADVEIAEDVELPFPIHLCTGYLKSEGYQKVLFNIAVGRNSKVKFTSHCIFPYAKDFTHDAYARIQIGENSWVSYDDEHIHGEGVRMISKTEVELGKNARYTGKFSLTKHRARELRLEMVARLGERAVLELESKVKAVKDDSVEVKEVAYLEGAHSRANLKSTVIAFDEARANVVNEAYGLGDYAKGHVECHEIVNGNADVQTVPLLRVKNDKAELTHEASIGRINEAQLVQLMAKGLTEEEAAELIIEGLLGE
- the tdt gene encoding TDT family transporter translates to MKMSVKDFAPSWFASVMGTGALALVSKAYSSKLPALGTLSNALAYLNALMFFVLLIPWLLRWIKHPAEAKKDLYHPVTSHFYGTMPIAMTIVGMNLAMLGYRGAGFPLWVLGSILVIFFALLIPYLFFIGEGVDVKTVTPAWFIPPVGLMVIPLTALPFVPSSETWRGVFTALNYFGFGAGFFLYLALFAIVMRRFITHELLPPLMAPSVWINLGPLGAGAVALLNLTKILPVAAEALKAFAFLLWGFGLWWLLMAIAITLHYLRNLHLPYSLAWWAFIFPLGAYVSATHNVGTALGIGAVDSFGFALYWLLLGLWLVTGLKTLLHDFSS
- a CDS encoding putative zinc-binding protein; this encodes MGENVDIKKLPKFLPSCHKEAENLDIIFTCSGAASVGKIGHEVGVLLTNAGQEARLCCTTAVAAGSDMHLDIGRRAKRVIVIDGCPMKCATKVMEKAGMKVDYSFTVTDFGIAKQPTLDISDEDVLKVALEIAGKVGMKLNLKP